From Leptotrichia wadei, one genomic window encodes:
- a CDS encoding capsular polysaccharide synthesis protein, translated as MEKYKFSNSKIYKLNEKLNKKPYKYVYKELLPKKIYDKLQSNVYLLNQKTIAKDWDNILKDYFENKVIGKKVKPKKTLTDKNIIWQFWGQGWDYEKLPSVVKICYKSMEKYGRDYTVIRLDNESMKEYLDIPEYILEKLNDKRMGYAHFSDILRLALLSNYGGVWMDATILLTDYLSEKYFEMDYFLFQRDENLENKKEWEDYDSIYFSWSKKSKVRMLSSVIFSHKNNKVINTLLDMLMIFWENNDSVPNYFILQILYNELIENYYKKEQCQVISDTFPHEMFRVWFDKYSEDKLQEITKKSSIHKLSFKIENSKRKKDGTFFEYFEKIYEIE; from the coding sequence ATGGAGAAATATAAGTTTTCTAACAGCAAAATTTACAAACTTAACGAAAAATTAAATAAAAAGCCCTATAAATATGTGTATAAAGAATTATTGCCAAAAAAAATATATGACAAATTACAAAGTAATGTGTATCTTTTGAATCAAAAAACAATTGCAAAGGATTGGGATAATATTTTAAAGGATTACTTTGAAAATAAAGTTATTGGAAAAAAAGTTAAGCCAAAAAAGACATTGACAGATAAGAACATAATATGGCAATTTTGGGGACAAGGCTGGGATTATGAAAAATTGCCTAGCGTTGTAAAAATTTGCTATAAATCTATGGAGAAATATGGCAGGGATTATACTGTAATTCGTCTGGATAATGAAAGTATGAAGGAATATCTTGATATTCCAGAATATATTTTGGAAAAATTAAATGATAAAAGAATGGGATATGCTCACTTTTCAGATATATTAAGGCTTGCATTGCTGAGTAATTATGGTGGTGTATGGATGGATGCGACAATACTTTTGACAGATTATTTGTCTGAAAAATATTTTGAAATGGATTATTTTTTATTTCAAAGGGATGAGAATTTGGAAAATAAAAAAGAATGGGAAGATTATGATTCAATTTATTTTTCTTGGAGTAAAAAATCGAAGGTAAGAATGTTAAGCAGTGTTATTTTCTCACATAAAAATAACAAAGTTATTAATACGTTATTAGATATGTTAATGATTTTTTGGGAAAACAACGATTCAGTTCCAAATTATTTTATTTTGCAGATACTTTATAACGAATTAATAGAAAATTATTATAAAAAAGAACAATGTCAAGTTATATCTGATACTTTTCCTCATGAAATGTTTAGAGTATGGTTTGATAAATATTCTGAAGATAAATTACAAGAAATAACAAAAAAATCAAGTATTCATAAATTGTCTTTTAAAATAGAAAATAGTAAAAGAAAGAAAGATGGAACTTTTTTTGAATATTTTGAAAAAATATATGAAATAGAATAG